The following proteins are co-located in the Pan troglodytes isolate AG18354 chromosome 5, NHGRI_mPanTro3-v2.0_pri, whole genome shotgun sequence genome:
- the MYMX gene encoding protein myomixer gives MPTPLLPLLLRLLLSRLLLPAARLARQYLLPLLRRLARRLGSQDMREALLGCLLFILSQRHSPDAGEASRMDRLERRERLGPQK, from the coding sequence ATGCCCACGCCACTGCTCCCGCTGCTGCTTCGATTGCTGCTGTCCCGCCTGCTGCTGCCTGCTGCCCGCCTGGCCCGCCAATACCTCCTGCCCCTGCTGCGCCGATTGGCCCGCCGCCTGGGCTCCCAGGACATGCGAGAGGCTTTGCTGGGCTGTCTGCTGTTCATTCTCAGCCAGCGACACTCGCCAGacgctggggaggcctcaagaatgGACCGcctggagaggagggagaggttaGGCCCCCAAAAGTGA